A genomic segment from Deinococcus humi encodes:
- the glnA gene encoding type I glutamate--ammonia ligase produces the protein MTTAPQRAEILAQLQDAQIKFLRLQFTDILGTTKNVEVPRSQFEKALSGDVTFDGSAVEGFTRVEESDMLLRPDLGTFLIYPPFSREEGERGAVARLICDVTLPDGTPFTGDPRRVLQRQIERARDKGYEMFVGTEPEFFLFERTPAGLGSTVTHDRAGYFDLAPIDKGERIRREIANKLVEMGFEIEAAHHEVAPGQHEIDFRYAPALETADRIATFKFVVKRVALEYGLLASFLPKPLAGVSGSGMHCHLSLFRDGKNAFADEKGQYGLSKTAEGFIAGLLDHAEGMTAITNPLVNSYKRLVPGFEAPVNIAWSTSNRSALVRIPAKRGNSTRAELRMPDPSCNPYLALAVMLAAGLDGIERGLEPPPAIARNIFKMTVREKRHHRVKELPTDLREALEELGKDEILRQALGEHVLDHFMAAKRAEWREYSSAVHAWELERYLDLV, from the coding sequence ATGACCACAGCACCCCAGCGGGCCGAGATACTGGCCCAATTGCAAGACGCCCAGATCAAGTTTCTACGGCTGCAATTCACCGACATTCTGGGCACCACCAAGAACGTGGAGGTCCCGCGCTCGCAGTTCGAGAAGGCGCTGAGCGGTGACGTGACCTTCGACGGCAGCGCTGTGGAGGGCTTTACTCGCGTCGAGGAGTCCGACATGCTGCTGCGCCCCGATCTCGGCACCTTCCTGATCTACCCGCCGTTCTCGCGCGAGGAAGGAGAGCGCGGGGCAGTGGCCCGGCTGATCTGCGACGTGACCCTGCCCGACGGCACGCCGTTCACGGGTGACCCCCGCCGGGTTCTGCAGCGTCAGATCGAGCGGGCGCGGGACAAGGGTTACGAGATGTTTGTCGGCACCGAGCCTGAATTCTTCCTGTTCGAGCGCACCCCTGCTGGGCTGGGCAGCACGGTCACGCATGACCGGGCCGGCTATTTCGATCTGGCGCCCATCGACAAGGGCGAGCGCATCCGGCGCGAGATCGCCAACAAACTTGTCGAAATGGGTTTCGAGATCGAGGCCGCCCACCATGAGGTTGCCCCCGGTCAGCACGAAATTGACTTTCGGTACGCCCCAGCCCTGGAAACGGCGGACCGTATTGCCACCTTTAAATTCGTGGTCAAGCGGGTGGCACTGGAGTACGGACTGCTGGCCAGCTTTCTGCCCAAGCCACTGGCGGGCGTCAGTGGCAGCGGGATGCACTGTCACCTGAGCCTGTTCAGGGACGGCAAGAATGCGTTCGCCGACGAGAAGGGCCAGTACGGTCTCTCGAAGACCGCTGAGGGCTTTATCGCCGGCCTGCTGGATCATGCCGAAGGGATGACGGCCATCACCAACCCGCTGGTCAACAGTTACAAGCGGCTGGTGCCGGGCTTTGAGGCCCCGGTCAACATTGCCTGGAGCACCAGTAATCGCAGCGCGCTGGTGCGCATTCCGGCCAAGCGAGGCAACTCCACCCGTGCCGAGCTGCGGATGCCGGACCCCAGCTGCAACCCGTACCTGGCGCTGGCGGTCATGCTGGCCGCCGGACTGGACGGCATCGAGCGGGGGTTGGAGCCACCGCCCGCGATTGCACGCAACATCTTCAAGATGACCGTGCGCGAGAAACGCCACCACCGCGTCAAGGAACTGCCCACCGACCTCCGTGAGGCCCTGGAGGAATTGGGCAAGGACGAGATCCTTCGGCAGGCGCTGGGCGAACACGTCCTGGATCACTTCATGGCCGCCAAGCGGGCCGAGTGGCGAGAGTACAGCTCTGCCGTCCACGCCTGGGAACTGGAACGCTACCTCGATCTGGTCTAA
- a CDS encoding branched-chain amino acid ABC transporter substrate-binding protein — protein MKKTALSLSVLAAMALGTASAQTTIKIASISPLSGGQSNLGTQIRNGVQLAVNEYAPLFKKAGFNLQLVPYDDQADPATGTAAARKIASDRAILAVVGTLNSGVAIPASAALAPSNLVMISPANTANQVTDRGLANMNRIVARDDSQGPAGANFIMNNLKAKKVYVLNDKTAYGEGLAAEVEKALKAKGVTISGSEGTEEKSDFSSIVAKIKLTRPDAIYFGGIYNQIGVFIKQLRGAGIDTPVVGGDGLDSSELPVIVGKAGANNIYYTTVAAPLEALPAAKTFATSFQKTFNTPAQGFGAFGYDAAKVTLQGILDAARANGGKVPSRKQVQDTIRKGTYKGLLSGEVSFNSVGDRKAATLYVIKVKDGKADLETSLPVKPPKN, from the coding sequence ATGAAGAAGACCGCTTTGAGCCTTTCTGTACTCGCCGCGATGGCGCTCGGCACCGCCAGCGCGCAGACCACCATCAAGATTGCTTCCATCAGCCCGCTGTCCGGCGGCCAGAGCAACCTGGGCACCCAGATTCGCAACGGCGTGCAGCTGGCGGTCAACGAGTACGCCCCGCTGTTCAAGAAGGCAGGCTTCAACCTGCAGCTCGTGCCTTACGACGACCAGGCCGATCCCGCCACCGGCACCGCCGCTGCCCGCAAGATCGCCTCGGACCGCGCCATCCTGGCCGTGGTGGGCACCCTGAACAGCGGCGTGGCGATTCCTGCCAGCGCGGCTCTCGCCCCCAGCAACCTGGTGATGATCAGCCCGGCCAACACCGCCAACCAGGTCACGGACCGCGGCCTGGCGAACATGAACCGTATCGTGGCCCGTGACGACTCGCAGGGTCCGGCCGGCGCGAACTTCATCATGAACAACCTGAAGGCCAAGAAGGTCTACGTCCTGAACGACAAGACTGCCTACGGTGAAGGGCTGGCCGCCGAGGTCGAGAAGGCTCTCAAAGCCAAGGGCGTGACCATCTCTGGCAGTGAAGGCACTGAAGAGAAGAGCGACTTTTCCAGCATCGTCGCCAAGATCAAGCTGACCCGGCCTGACGCCATCTACTTCGGCGGCATCTACAACCAGATCGGCGTGTTCATCAAGCAGCTGCGCGGCGCGGGCATCGACACCCCCGTGGTCGGTGGCGACGGCCTGGACAGCAGCGAGCTGCCGGTGATCGTCGGCAAGGCCGGCGCCAACAACATCTACTACACCACCGTGGCTGCCCCGCTCGAGGCGCTGCCCGCGGCCAAGACCTTCGCCACCAGCTTCCAGAAGACCTTCAACACCCCCGCCCAGGGCTTCGGCGCCTTCGGCTACGACGCCGCCAAGGTGACGCTGCAGGGCATTCTGGACGCCGCGCGCGCCAACGGTGGCAAGGTCCCCAGCCGCAAGCAGGTTCAGGACACCATTCGCAAGGGCACCTATAAGGGCCTGCTGTCGGGTGAAGTGAGCTTCAACAGCGTCGGGGACCGCAAGGCTGCCACCCTGTACGTGATCAAGGTCAAGGACGGCAAGGCAGACCTGGAAACCAGCCTGCCCGTCAAGCCCCCCAAGAACTGA